A segment of the Streptomyces sp. NBC_00376 genome:
GCCTCGCTACTTATGAGTACGCCTGCCCCTGATCCGCTCGCCGCCCTGGGCACCCTGCCGGGGGTCGCCGACGCGGTGGACTCCGTACGCAAGGCCGTCGACCGGGTCTACGGTCACCGCGTCATGCGGCGCCGCAGCAATGAGGTCACTGCGGAAGCGGCGCTGCGTGGTGCCCGTGGTTCGGCGGCGCTGTCGGGCGCCGACTGGAACCTGGAGGAGGTGCGCCGGCGTACCGACTTCAGTGGTGACGGCGAGGCGCACGTGATCGGGGCGGCCCTGCGGCTGACCGCCGAAGCGGGCCAACTGCTCTCCATCTGGAGGCAGTCACCGCTGCGGGTGCTGGCGCGGCTGCACCTGGTCGCAGCCGGCGGAGCGGTACCCGACGATGCCGTCGGCCGGCCGAGGCTGGCGGGCGAGCCCGTGGACGAGCCGCTGGTCGAGGCGCCGTTGCCGGATGCCGACGAGGTGGCCGGGCGGCTGGAGGGGCTCTCCGGGCTGAT
Coding sequences within it:
- a CDS encoding oxidoreductase produces the protein MSTPAPDPLAALGTLPGVADAVDSVRKAVDRVYGHRVMRRRSNEVTAEAALRGARGSAALSGADWNLEEVRRRTDFSGDGEAHVIGAALRLTAEAGQLLSIWRQSPLRVLARLHLVAAGGAVPDDAVGRPRLAGEPVDEPLVEAPLPDADEVAGRLEGLSGLILSGTSAPALVTAAVVHGELLALRPFGSYNGLVARTAERIVLIGSGLDPKSICPAEVGHAEQGRAAYVAAFEGYLSGTPEGMAAWIAHCGRSVELGVRESTAVCEALQRGAA